From a single Erpetoichthys calabaricus chromosome 1, fErpCal1.3, whole genome shotgun sequence genomic region:
- the LOC114655423 gene encoding leucine-rich repeat transmembrane neuronal protein 4-like isoform X1 gives MGLLVGGGHLIILLLFSWILLCLCRTERPCPRNCRCDGKIAYCESNAFRDVPQNLSTGCQGLSLRYNSLQRLKAGQFSGLNQLIWLYLDHNYITVVDGNAFQGIRRLKELILSSNKISQLRNQTFHFVPNLRNLDLSYNKLQELQPEQFRGLRKLLSLHLRSNSLKSMPMRLFQDCRNLEFLDLGYNRLRSLTRNAFVGLLKLTELHLEHNQFSKINFAHFPRLSNLRALYLQWNRIRSIVQGVSWTWSSLQKLDLSGNDIQIIEASIFQCLPNLQTLNLDSNKLSNISQEAVSAWISLTAISLAGNVWDCSYSICPLVTWLKNFKGNKESTMICAGPKHVQGEKVMDAVNNYSICKTPAITERPPPLSQTSSKPKSLPRMTPPNLEADELLRPSSRPTVSSAHTSAPETEFEHVSFHKIIAGSVALFLSVAMILLVIYVSWKRYPSSMKQLQQHSLVRKRRKKARETERTLNSPLQEYYVDYKPTNSETVDVLVNGTGPCTYTISGSRECEECLAFTRAAVYGSSGLKIP, from the coding sequence GGCTCCTGGTTGGGGGAGGTCACCTGATAATCCTATTACTATTTTCCTGGATTCTCCTCTGCCTGTGTCGCACTGAGCGGCCATGCCCACGAAATTGTCGATGTGATGGAAAGATAGCATACTGCGAGTCTAATGCCTTTCGTGATGTGCCCCAGAACTTGTCCACAGGCTGCCAAGGTTTGTCTCTTCGCTACAACAGCCTTCAAAGACTAAAGGCAGGACAATTCTCTGGACTTAATCAGCTTATATGGCTCTACCTGGATCATAATTATATAACTGTTGTGGATGGTAATGCTTTTCAAGGCATACGCAGGCTAAAGGAACTGATTTTGAGCTCCAATAAAATCTCACAGCTTCGCAACCAAACTTTCCACTTTGTTCCTAACCTTCGGAACCTGGATCTGTCCTATAACAAACTGCAAGAATTGCAACCAGAGCAATTTCGAGGTCTACGCAAACTGCTAAGTCTACACTTACGCTCCAACTCACTCAAGTCAATGCCAATGCGTTTGTTTCAGGACTGTCGAAACTTAGAATTTCTGGACCTAGGCTACAACCGGCTACGCAGCTTGACGCGCAATGCTTTTGTTGGATTGCTGAAGCTGACTGAGCTTCATCTTGAACACAATCAGTTCTCCAAAATCAACTTTGCACACTTTCCACGCCTCTCAAATTTAAGAGCACTCTATCTGCAGTGGAATCGTATTCGTTCCATTGTCCAAGGGGTTTCATGGACATGGAGCTCCTTGCAGAAGCTTGATCTATCTGGAAATGACATCCAAATTATTGAGGCTAGCATCTTCCAGTGCTTACCTAACCTTCAGACACTCAATTTGGACTCTAATAAACTTAGCAATATCTCACAGGAAGCAGTCAGTGCCTGGATATCCTTGACCGCCATAAGTTTGGCTGGCAATGTCTGGGACTGCAGTTACAGCATTTGCCCACTTGTGACTTGGTTAAAAAATTTTAAGGGAAATAAGGAATCTACCATGATTTGTGCTGGGCCTAAACATGTTCAAGGGGAAAAGGTTATGGATGCTGTAAATAATTATAGCATTTGTAAGACTCCTGCTATAACAGAAAGACCACCTCCTCTTTCCCAAACTTCTTCAAAGCCCAAATCGCTTCCCAGGATGACTCCACCAAATCTCGAAGCGGATGAGCTGCTGAGACCTTCTTCTCGCCCCACAGTTTCTAGTGCTCATACCTCAGCTCCAGAGACAGAATTTGAACATGTGTCCTTTCATAAGATTATAGCTGGGAGTGTGGCCCTATTTCTTTCTGTGGCAATGATTTTGCTGGTGATCTATGTATCTTGGAAACGTTATCCAAGCAGTATGAAGCAGTTGCAGCAGCACTCACTGGTCCGCAAACGCAGAAAAAAGGCGCGAGAGACTGAACGCACCCTTAACTCCCCTTTGCAGGAGTATTATGTGGACTACAAACCCACGAACTCTGAGACCGTGGATGTATTGGTCAATGGGACAGGACCCTGCACCTACACTATTTCAGGCTCCAGGGAATGCGAG
- the LOC114655423 gene encoding leucine-rich repeat transmembrane neuronal protein 4-like isoform X2 produces the protein MGLLVGGGHLIILLLFSWILLCLCRTERPCPRNCRCDGKIAYCESNAFRDVPQNLSTGCQGLSLRYNSLQRLKAGQFSGLNQLIWLYLDHNYITVVDGNAFQGIRRLKELILSSNKISQLRNQTFHFVPNLRNLDLSYNKLQELQPEQFRGLRKLLSLHLRSNSLKSMPMRLFQDCRNLEFLDLGYNRLRSLTRNAFVGLLKLTELHLEHNQFSKINFAHFPRLSNLRALYLQWNRIRSIVQGVSWTWSSLQKLDLSGNDIQIIEASIFQCLPNLQTLNLDSNKLSNISQEAVSAWISLTAISLAGNVWDCSYSICPLVTWLKNFKGNKESTMICAGPKHVQGEKVMDAVNNYSICKTPAITERPPPLSQTSSKPKSLPRMTPPNLEADELLRPSSRPTVSSAHTSAPETEFEHVSFHKIIAGSVALFLSVAMILLVIYVSWKRYPSSMKQLQQHSLVRKRRKKARETERTLNSPLQEYYVDYKPTNSETVDVLVNGTGPCTYTISGSRECEV, from the coding sequence GGCTCCTGGTTGGGGGAGGTCACCTGATAATCCTATTACTATTTTCCTGGATTCTCCTCTGCCTGTGTCGCACTGAGCGGCCATGCCCACGAAATTGTCGATGTGATGGAAAGATAGCATACTGCGAGTCTAATGCCTTTCGTGATGTGCCCCAGAACTTGTCCACAGGCTGCCAAGGTTTGTCTCTTCGCTACAACAGCCTTCAAAGACTAAAGGCAGGACAATTCTCTGGACTTAATCAGCTTATATGGCTCTACCTGGATCATAATTATATAACTGTTGTGGATGGTAATGCTTTTCAAGGCATACGCAGGCTAAAGGAACTGATTTTGAGCTCCAATAAAATCTCACAGCTTCGCAACCAAACTTTCCACTTTGTTCCTAACCTTCGGAACCTGGATCTGTCCTATAACAAACTGCAAGAATTGCAACCAGAGCAATTTCGAGGTCTACGCAAACTGCTAAGTCTACACTTACGCTCCAACTCACTCAAGTCAATGCCAATGCGTTTGTTTCAGGACTGTCGAAACTTAGAATTTCTGGACCTAGGCTACAACCGGCTACGCAGCTTGACGCGCAATGCTTTTGTTGGATTGCTGAAGCTGACTGAGCTTCATCTTGAACACAATCAGTTCTCCAAAATCAACTTTGCACACTTTCCACGCCTCTCAAATTTAAGAGCACTCTATCTGCAGTGGAATCGTATTCGTTCCATTGTCCAAGGGGTTTCATGGACATGGAGCTCCTTGCAGAAGCTTGATCTATCTGGAAATGACATCCAAATTATTGAGGCTAGCATCTTCCAGTGCTTACCTAACCTTCAGACACTCAATTTGGACTCTAATAAACTTAGCAATATCTCACAGGAAGCAGTCAGTGCCTGGATATCCTTGACCGCCATAAGTTTGGCTGGCAATGTCTGGGACTGCAGTTACAGCATTTGCCCACTTGTGACTTGGTTAAAAAATTTTAAGGGAAATAAGGAATCTACCATGATTTGTGCTGGGCCTAAACATGTTCAAGGGGAAAAGGTTATGGATGCTGTAAATAATTATAGCATTTGTAAGACTCCTGCTATAACAGAAAGACCACCTCCTCTTTCCCAAACTTCTTCAAAGCCCAAATCGCTTCCCAGGATGACTCCACCAAATCTCGAAGCGGATGAGCTGCTGAGACCTTCTTCTCGCCCCACAGTTTCTAGTGCTCATACCTCAGCTCCAGAGACAGAATTTGAACATGTGTCCTTTCATAAGATTATAGCTGGGAGTGTGGCCCTATTTCTTTCTGTGGCAATGATTTTGCTGGTGATCTATGTATCTTGGAAACGTTATCCAAGCAGTATGAAGCAGTTGCAGCAGCACTCACTGGTCCGCAAACGCAGAAAAAAGGCGCGAGAGACTGAACGCACCCTTAACTCCCCTTTGCAGGAGTATTATGTGGACTACAAACCCACGAACTCTGAGACCGTGGATGTATTGGTCAATGGGACAGGACCCTGCACCTACACTATTTCAGGCTCCAGGGAATGCGAGGTATGA